The following coding sequences are from one Lasioglossum baleicum chromosome 18, iyLasBale1, whole genome shotgun sequence window:
- the Hrd3 gene encoding HMG-coA reductase degradation 3: protein MKLRKELLLLLLVMSVASESEELKKQSETADEESEEDVSLGGKGLEHLRELQAVHDTMLKIIQSNRRYLREKITKRKDDVEEEPKTKEESSTMRNVWMKTSIAQAKNLDLPNSNLRLEEEETEAWNEEELLEPLSEETQEPLTPEQQEAEQIFRKAQRLLNTTRSNKSEAYGLLRTAAILGHREARSMLAWDSLLRMQNGPTSFWTSNEVISAAYQMFKNLAETGLPSAHMGLGFLHATGLGGVNASQAKALLHYTAAALGGDTRAQMALGYRYWAGVTTPASCESALNFYRKVANKVSEKVSFSGGPVIQRVRLLDEQENPGYNSGIYDQDLIEYYQLLAKKGDIEAQVALGQLHYQGARGVPLDHVRAMHYFQHAADAEHPVAMAYLGKIYLEGSDKVEQDNKTAYKYFKKAAELGNPVGQSGLGLMYLYGRGVERDTTKALQYFKQAAEQGWVDGQLQLGNMYFSGTGVKPDYKLAHMYFTLASRSGHVLAIYNLAQMHATGTGMARNCPAAVELLKKVAERGKWSDHLMVAHTDYREGRINEAFFNYALLAEMGYEVAQSNAAFILDKGETTILSEEEGLVRALSLWARAAAQGYSAAQVKLGDAYYYGRGTKVDYEAAASHYRLASEPDPNAQAMFNLGYMHERGLGLARDRHLAKRCYDLAAEASPDAKIPVALALIKLSFLFGLDYLQEFSLVDHLNKWDQLLGQNWDLYLIGLLTGMLSLIIYFRRPQPPPPPRIN, encoded by the exons ATGAAGCTACGGAAAGAGTTGCTGTTACTTCTGCTTGTTATGTCTGTCGCATCCGAATCGGAAGAGCTGAAAAAACAATCAGAGACAGCTGATGAAGAGTCGGAGGAGGATGTTTCTTTGGGGGGGAAGGGGTTAGAACATCTGCGCGAACTGCAGGCTGTACATGATACTATGCTAAAAATTATACAATCTAATAGACGATATCTTAGAGAGAAGATTACAAAAAGGAAAGACGACGTAGAAGAAGAGCCAAAAACTAAAGAAGAAAGTTCCACAATGAGAAACGTATGGATGAAGACAAGCATAGCACAGGCTAAGAATTTAGATTTACCAAATAGTAATTTAAGACTGGAGGAAGAGGAAACAGAGGCATGGAATGAAGAGGAGCTACTCGAGCCTCTGAGCGAAGAGACGCAAGAACCGCTTACTCCGGAGCAACAAGAAG CGGAGCAAATATTTAGGAAAGCACAGCGTCTCTTAAATACCACACGTTCTAACAAATCGGAAGCTTATGGACTACTAAGGACAGCAGCGATTCTTGGTCATCGTGAAGCAAGATCCATGTTGGCATGGGACTCGTTGCTAAGAATGCAAAACGGCCCGACTTCCTTTTGGACATCTAACGAGGTCATTTCGGCTGCTTATCAAATGTTTAAAAATCTCGCTGAAACTGGACTACCTTCTGCTCATATG GGCTTGGGATTTTTACATGCAACAGGATTGGGCGGCGTGAACGCCTCGCAAGCTAAAGCACTTTTACATTACACAGCCGCGGCCCTCGGCGGAGATACACGTGCACAAATGGCTCTTGGTTATCGTTACTGGGCCGGCGTCACGACGCCGGCCTCGTGTGAAAGTGCTTTAAACTTTTACCGTAAGGTTGCCAACAAGGTCTCGGAGAAGGTCTCGTTCAGCGGAGGACCGGTTATTCAGCGAGTTCGGCTTTTGGATGAGCAAGAGAACCCTGGATACAACTCAGGAATTTATGATCAAGATTTAATAGAATATTATCAATTGCTAGCGAAGAAAGGAGACATAGAGGCTCAAGTTGCGTTAGGACAGTTACATTACCAGGGTGCCAGGGGCGTTCCTTTAGACCATGTGAGAGCCATGCACTATTTTCAGCATGCTGCTGACGCTGAACACCCTGTTGCAATGGCTTACTTGGGAAAG ATATACTTAGAGGGTAGCGACAAGGTAGAACAGGACAACAAAACGGCATACAAATACTTCAAGAAGGCTGCCGAGCTTGGGAATCCTGTTGGACAAAGTGGCTTAGGTCTTATGTATCTTTACGGGCGAGGAGTCGAAAGGGACACTACGAAAGCACTTCAGTATTTCAAGCAAGCTGCGGAACAGGGTTGGGTCGATGGACAGCTTCAGCTTGGCAATATGTATTTCA GTGGGACAGGCGTGAAACCCGATTATAAATTAGCTCACATGTACTTTACTTTGGCCAGTCGATCCGGCCACGTTTTGGCGATTTATAATTTAGCTCAAATGCACGCCACTGGCACAGGCATGGCGCGCAATTGTCCGGCTGCAGTCGAGCTTCTGAAGAAAGTCGCCGAACGGGGGAAATGGAGCGATCATTTGATGGTCGCCCACACAGACTACAGAGAAGGAAGGATTAACGAAGCTTTCTTTAATTACGCCCTCCTCGCGGAAATGGGATACGAAGTTGCGCAAAGCAATGCTGCTTTTATACTTGATAAAGGGGAGACCACGATATTGTCGGAGGAAGAGGGCTTGGTCAGAGCGCTTTCTTTGTGGGCTAGAGCTGCTGCACAAGGATATTCTGCTGCTCAG GTGAAATTGGGAGACGCTTACTATTACGGCAGAGGAACAAAAGTCGACTACGAGGCTGCAGCTAGTCACTATCGATTGGCCTCTGAGCCGGATCCGAATGCACAGGCGATGTTTAACCTTGGGTACATGCATGAACGCGGTTTAGGTTTAGCGAGGGATCGACATTTGGCCAAACGGTGTTACGATCTCGCTGCAGAGGCCAGTCCGGATGCCAAAATCCCCGTCGCATTGGCACTCATCAAACTCTCCTTCCTTTTCGGTTTGGATTATCTGCAGGAGTTTAGTCTTGTTGATCATCTGAATAAATGGGACCAGCTCTTGGGCCAGAACTGGGACTTGTATCTCATAGGACTACTCACTGGCATGCTCAGTTTAATTATTTACTTCCGCAGGCCGCAGCCACCACCTCCGCCTAGAATTAATTAG
- the LOC143218076 gene encoding LOW QUALITY PROTEIN: uncharacterized protein LOC143218076 (The sequence of the model RefSeq protein was modified relative to this genomic sequence to represent the inferred CDS: deleted 2 bases in 1 codon; substituted 1 base at 1 genomic stop codon), which yields MVDLRGQDAGNISLPVKLQSYPEGKPMYTPTIINMQRTFYNVRIEDIENRIKRLQNRNDELLEGMETTNELMLTVDAETADEIATLTKQANTHNTRIEHLKNQINKLENDRIQDKETHNNNIELCQQKYTAKKLELVSQIKILNAEINGLQDFKKEQKVLQERLEENKERMIKYEKEVKEILEGIRRKFEFDKEMLKLELYNYLLDLAAHFQIETNKFISLPNKRLMRENIMLQKELSQLSKEVSIKRKIEIDCKXVYQNRFWIFVAKIIFCRSTSVDHTKNIVTERSKAKRNIVTFKVQQSVLNTLRSKYERMKERLSGITVPDPRAESKILSTIENTRIQERNTRTILSKLQALLHKEKTKINIAKHLRRKMDCRIKAVVETLYDIKYTVACLLKCPEIESNYPKLLLCLKYKVSRGMLRLRCNTVPSSETIPQETVYRPEDVKDMPDDVDLEILTVSEESRESYTRAILDDVIKISFVHFFLYSTHTINVYFYSYLYHAQIKSESFGEEAIGEMSTESSASDKIELDEIFDTVTLSDEEEYEEIKEIESLDNEQSFVIIEE from the exons ATGGTGGATTTACGAGGACAGGACGCAGGAAATATATCCTTGCCAGTGAAATTGCAATCTTACCCAGAGGGAAAACCAATGTATACACCGACGATCATCAATATGCAAAGAACGTTTTACAACGTTCGTATTGAAGACattgaaaatagaataaaaag GTTACAAAATCGAAATGATGAGCTATTAGAAGGAATGGAAACTACCAACGAACTCATGCTGACAGTGGATGCAGAAACAGCCGATGAAATAGCAACTCTGACCAAACAAGCCAATACACACAACACCAGGATAgagcatttaaaaaatcaaattaacaAATTAGAGAACGATCGAATACAAGACAAGGAAACCCATAACAACAACATAGAATTATGTCAACAAAAATACACAGCAAAGAAATTAGAATTAGTttctcaaataaaaattttga ATGCGGAAATTAATGGTTTGCAAGATTTTAAAAAAGAACAAAAGGTTTTGCAAGAAAGATTGGAAGAAAATAAGGAACGAATGATAAAGTATGAGAAAGAGGTGAAAGAAATTCTGGAGGGGATTAGGCGAAAATTTGAATTCGATAAAGAAAT GCTGAAGCTCGAATTATATAATTACCTTCTTGACTTAGCAGCACATTTTCAAATTGAAACGAATAAATTCATAAGTCTTCCAAATAAGAGATTAATGCGAGAAAATATAATGTTACAGAAAGAGTTGTCACAATTGTCTAAAGAAGTTtcgattaaaagaaaaatagaaattgattgcaAGTA agtttatcaaaatcggtTCTGGATTTTTGttgcaaaaattatattttgcagGAGTACATCTGTCGACCACACAAAGAACATTGTTACTGAACGTTCAAAAGCAAAACGTAATATAGTAACATTCAAAGTACAACAGTCGGTATTGAATACTTTACGAAGCAAATATGAACGCATGAAAGAACGTTTGTCTGGTATTACTGTTCCTGATCCTAGagcagaatcgaaaatattgtcaACAATTGAAAATACTCGAATACAGGAACGAAATACACGGACAATTTTATCAAAACTGCAAGCTTTACTCCACAaagagaaaacgaaaataaaCATTGCAAAGCATTTACGAAGAAAGATGGACTGTAGAATAAAAGCAGTTGTAGAAACACTCTATGACATAAAGTATACTGTAGCATGTTTGCTTAAG TGTCCTGAGATTGAGTCAAATTATCCTAAATTGCTTTTATGCTTGAAATATAAAGTTTCTAGAGGAATGTTGAGGCTTCGATGTAACACTGTTCCGTC gaGTGAAACTATTCCACAAGAAACAGTCTATCGTCCAGAAGATGTAAAAGATATGCCTGATGATGTTGATCTTGAAATACTGACTGTGTCTGAAGAGTCAAGAGAGTCATATACTAGAGCAATCTTAGAtgatgtaataaaaatttcattcgttcatttttttctatataGTACACATactataaatgtttatttttattcctATTTGTACCACGCTCAGATAAAATCAGAAAGCTTTGGAGAAGAGGCAATTGGAGAAATGTCCACTGAAAGTAGTGCATCTGATAAAatagaattggatgaaatttttgaTACTGTGACGTTATCTGACGAAGAGGAATAcgaagaaattaaagaaattgaaTCTTTAGACAATGAACAATCGTTTGTTATTATAGAAGAATGA
- the LOC143218066 gene encoding ribosome biogenesis protein NOP53, whose product MVEAKTKKRKVSKKTKKSWRKHVDMQDVDKFLEDTRQEERLGSFSNRENADLFVISTKPEVLSKKARRELLQSKEPRCFNILKPQSSVLDPIAKRNRVRTKEERKNPILLKKEALMKAQGIVKLKDKLRLKNRDIAAKKRLLRPKRGEFKDDVWKEKTDNGINTKWMSPDTIRHTMIQFGVKKKRLPASLHKKPSVLPAIEVPHPGTSYNPSYEDHQNLLREVAGKEMELMKEEKHLERVTTKMFKKVSAAEKEKYFMNEMSEGLNLENENVIEDIDEDTDVKSVNPPVRNLKKTRVQRRKQKEQRALAHKIETEKIEKKKLSDIYKLRLLDKQLTKREKKQKMLREKRLKQKSLKVTETKVLGKVKFEPLEPDFKLLDELTGNLRNSTPAGNLLKDRFKSLQQRNIVAPSVIKLKRDKAKVKRYIKPDHKIDMTTMKV is encoded by the exons ATGGTTGAGGCTAAGACGAAAAAACGTAAGGTATCGAAGAAAACGAAGAAATCGTGGCGTAAACATGTGGACATGCAAGATGTTGACAAATTCTTGGAGGATACCCGACAGGAAGAGAGGTTAGGATCCTTTTCCAATCGCGAGAATGCCGATTTATTTGTAATTTCTACAAAGCCGGAGGTACTCTCGAAAAAAGCACGCCGGGAATTGTTGCAATCTAAGGAACCACGATGTTTTAATATTCTGAAACCTCAGTCGTCAGTTCTGGACCCGATTGCAAAAAGAAATCGTGTCAGAACgaaggaggagaggaagaatCCTATTCTTTTGAAAAAGGAAGCTCTTATGAAGGCTCAaggtattgtaaaattgaaagaCAAATTGAGGTTAAAGAATAGAGACATCGCGGCAAAGAAAAGATTGCTTAGGCCGAAGAGGGGTGAGTTTAAAGATGATGTATGGAAAGAGAAGACTGATAATGGAATTAACACAAAATGGATGTCTCCGGACACTATAAGGCATACAATGATACAATTCGGTGTGAAGAAGAAACGATTGCCCGCTTCGTTGCATAAGAAGCCTTCTGTTTTGCCAGCAATCGAGGTACCACACCCAGGAACATCTTACAATCCTTCGTACGAGGATCATCAGAATTTATTGCGTGAGGTTGCAGGAAAAGAAATGGAGTTAATGAAGGAAGAGAAGCACTTGGAGAGGGTCACCACAAAGATGTTTAAAAAg GTGTCGGCTGCAGAAAAAGAGAAGTACTTCATGAACGAAATGTCGGAAGGTCTGAATCTGGAGAATGAAAATGTTATCGAAGACATTGACGAAGATACAGATGTGAAATCTGTAAACCCACCAGTAAGGAATCTAAAGAAAACTCGTGTCCAGAGGCGTAAACAGAAAGAGCAGAGAGCATTAGCACATAAGATCGAAACTGAGAAAATAGAGAAGAAGAAACTTTCAGACATTTACAAGCTGAGATTGTTAGATAAACAATTAactaaaagagaaaagaaacagAAAATGTTGAGGGAGAAGAGGTTGAAGCAGAAATCTCTTAAAGTTACAGAGACTAAAGTTCTTGGTAAAGTTAAATTCGAGCCCCTGGAACCCGATTTTAAATTATTAGACGAGTTAACTGGAAATTTACGAAATTCTACGCCAGCTGGTAATCTACTGAAAGACAGATTCAAGTCTCTTCAACAAAGGAATATCGTGGCTCCTTCTGTAATTAAACT GAAACGAGATAAGGCTAAAGTGAAACGATATATAAAACCAGATCACAAAATCGATATGACCACGATGAAAGTGTGA